From Phragmites australis chromosome 5, lpPhrAust1.1, whole genome shotgun sequence, a single genomic window includes:
- the LOC133918038 gene encoding putative RING-H2 finger protein ATL62 — MLGSGLNLVTTVIGFGMSATFIVFVCARLICDRAMEHSPSGLDPFVLAAIPTINYSCEAFHSKDDAQCSICLGEYREKEMLRIMPTCRHNFHLECIDVWLQKQTTCPICRISLKDLPVAKATASPLRSLPQLLGHSESPVNRSPHWILPNHRDRTGGRQNSPASQESLAVAIEIQPQRQ, encoded by the exons ATGCTGGGGTCGGGGCTGAATCTGGTGACCACGGTGATTGGTTTCGGGATGAGCGCCACCTTCATCGTCTTCGTCTGCGCGCGCCTGATCTGCGACCGCGCC ATGGAGCATTCCCCCAGTGGGTTGGACCCTTTTGTTCTTGCTGCAATTCCTACAATCAATTATAGTTGTGAGGCCTTCCATTCAAAAGATGATGCCCA GTGCTCTATATGTTTAGGTGAAtacagagagaaagagatgcTGCGTATCATGCCAACATGCCGTCATAACTTTCATCTTGAATGCATAGATGTATGGTTACAGAAACAAACGACTTGCCCGATATGCCGGATCTCGTTGAAGGACCTCCCTGTTGCAAAAGCTACGGCATCCCCCCTCCGTAGCCTCCCTCAACTATTGGGCCATTCTGAGAGCCCTGTCAATAGATCGCCTCATTGGATACTTCCAAATCACCGTGATCGCACTGGAGGTAGACAAAATAGTCCAGCCTCACAGGAATCATTAGCGGTGGCAATCGAAATCCAACCACAGAGGCAATGA